From a single Kitasatospora sp. NBC_00458 genomic region:
- a CDS encoding DUF2752 domain-containing protein, translating into MGVNAAPTASAASARSSAPRRLLPPLTALVAVAVPTGYIAAVDPNSPGHYPDCPFLAATGWWCPGCGGLRCVHALTHGDLSGALHDNAVAVLLFAVLAVLWLRWLWCAVRGAPVPRLALGARRWVLVGLLVLVFTVVRNLPIGAGLAPPLV; encoded by the coding sequence ATGGGCGTGAACGCCGCTCCCACCGCCTCCGCAGCCTCCGCCCGGTCGTCCGCGCCGCGCCGGCTGCTGCCGCCGCTGACCGCCCTGGTCGCGGTGGCCGTCCCCACCGGGTACATCGCCGCGGTCGACCCGAACTCTCCCGGGCACTACCCGGACTGCCCGTTCCTGGCGGCCACCGGCTGGTGGTGCCCCGGCTGCGGCGGGCTCCGCTGCGTCCACGCGCTGACCCACGGGGACCTGAGCGGCGCGCTGCACGACAACGCGGTGGCGGTGCTGCTCTTCGCCGTGCTGGCGGTGCTCTGGCTGCGGTGGCTCTGGTGCGCGGTGCGCGGTGCGCCGGTGCCCCGGCTCGCGCTCGGGGCGCGGCGGTGGGTTCTGGTGGGGCTGTTGGTGCTGGTCTTCACGGTGGTGCGCAACCTGCCGATCGGCGCCGGGCTCGCCCCGCCGCTGGTCTGA
- a CDS encoding HGxxPAAW family protein: MAAAAHGHNPAAWTGVTITFIGFGIAGVAMILPSVLLVWAGLAVVLLGGVVGKAMSMAGMGQQPSTNVYTPEEQAALATA; encoded by the coding sequence ATGGCAGCAGCAGCACACGGCCACAACCCCGCCGCCTGGACCGGCGTGACCATCACCTTCATCGGTTTCGGGATCGCGGGCGTCGCCATGATCCTGCCGTCGGTGCTGCTGGTCTGGGCCGGCCTGGCGGTCGTCCTGCTCGGCGGCGTGGTCGGCAAGGCCATGTCGATGGCGGGCATGGGCCAGCAGCCCAGCACCAACGTGTACACCCCCGAGGAGCAGGCCGCGCTGGCCACTGCCTGA
- a CDS encoding TIGR02234 family membrane protein, which translates to MSVPSQSRAETETVPAKGGPGRRTLGLMLLLTALGAVLVLTAAGRVWAEGLAGTLEVSVTGGRISELPAGLALVALAAAVAVFAVRGAGRLAVGALTLLAGLGAAAAAAAGAGDTAALDGEAARKLALTGSTATGVGHTGWPWVALVGGLLLALAGLLTVRFGRGWPAMGSRYEAPTGKAPVRRKAAAAESPADLWKALDRGEDPTAG; encoded by the coding sequence GTGAGCGTTCCTAGCCAGTCCCGTGCCGAGACCGAGACCGTCCCCGCGAAGGGCGGGCCCGGGCGGCGGACGCTCGGGCTGATGCTGCTGCTGACCGCGCTGGGCGCGGTCCTGGTGCTGACCGCCGCCGGCCGGGTCTGGGCCGAGGGGCTGGCCGGCACCCTGGAGGTCTCCGTCACCGGCGGGAGGATCTCCGAACTTCCCGCCGGGCTCGCACTGGTCGCGCTGGCGGCGGCGGTCGCGGTGTTCGCGGTCCGCGGCGCCGGCCGGCTCGCGGTGGGGGCCCTGACCCTGCTCGCCGGGCTCGGCGCGGCCGCCGCCGCCGCGGCGGGGGCCGGGGACACCGCGGCGCTGGACGGCGAGGCGGCCCGCAAGCTGGCGCTGACCGGCTCCACCGCGACCGGGGTCGGGCACACCGGCTGGCCGTGGGTGGCGCTGGTGGGCGGGCTGCTGCTGGCGCTGGCCGGGCTGCTCACCGTCCGCTTCGGGCGCGGCTGGCCGGCGATGGGCAGCCGGTACGAGGCGCCGACCGGGAAGGCGCCGGTGAGGCGGAAGGCCGCGGCCGCCGAGAGCCCGGCGGACCTGTGGAAGGCGCTGGACCGCGGCGAGGACCCGACCGCCGGCTGA
- a CDS encoding Uma2 family endonuclease — translation MTMTPGGTGRRDVVLGAAAQIEQQLAGRGRVLPDAVVDLPPPLHGHAVDLAVVAPGAGRNARGRFEWTDLRAVIEVVPPSGRDDDHAAKVRTYAGCGIPLYVVVDPAEAVCTVHSTPQPTGGYREAERVPFGNDVFLPLADLTVVLSTDGFPADPA, via the coding sequence ATCACCATGACGCCGGGCGGAACGGGCAGGCGGGACGTCGTCCTCGGTGCGGCGGCCCAGATCGAGCAGCAGCTCGCGGGTCGCGGCCGCGTCCTCCCGGACGCCGTGGTCGACCTCCCGCCGCCCCTCCACGGCCACGCCGTCGACCTGGCGGTCGTCGCGCCGGGGGCCGGGCGCAACGCCCGCGGGCGGTTCGAGTGGACCGACCTCCGGGCCGTGATCGAGGTGGTGCCGCCGTCCGGGCGGGACGACGACCACGCGGCGAAGGTGCGGACCTACGCCGGGTGCGGGATCCCGCTGTACGTCGTGGTGGACCCGGCCGAGGCGGTCTGCACGGTGCACAGCACCCCGCAGCCCACCGGCGGCTACCGGGAGGCGGAGCGGGTGCCGTTCGGCAACGACGTGTTCCTGCCCCTGGCGGACCTGACCGTGGTGCTGTCGACCGACGGGTTCCCGGCCGACCCGGCGTAG
- a CDS encoding anthranilate synthase component I gives MDLEAFRKLAVDTRVIPVTRRLLADGLTPIGLYRSLAAERAGTFLLESAEQGRSWSRYSFVGVRSAAALTAGPDGGARWHGAPPVGIPTTGDPLQVLRAALEALHTPRHADDGLPPLTGGLVGYLGYDVVRRLEKLPDLNPDDLGLPELTMLLATDLAVLDHADGTVLLIANAVNHNDLASGVDEAYADAVARLDAMEADLLKPVDPGLATFTPTGPGEVRSPFGGEPYRAAVEEIKERIRAGEAFQVVPSQRFEAPCPASALDVYRVLRTTNPSPYMYLFRFPGPDGGAEGGFDVVGSSPEALVKVTDGEAMLHPIAGTRHRGATPHEDNELAAELLADPKERAEHLMLVDLGRNDLGRVCEPGSVEVVDFMQIERYSHVMHIVSTVTGRVAEGRTAFDVLTACFPAGTLSGAPKPRAMRIIEELEPTRRGLYGGCVGYLDFAGDSDTAIAIRTAVLRDGTAFVQAGAGVVADSDPHGEDTECRNKAAAVLRAVATANTLRTPAV, from the coding sequence ATGGACCTCGAAGCCTTCCGCAAGCTCGCCGTCGACACCCGGGTCATCCCGGTCACCCGCAGGCTCCTCGCGGACGGCCTCACCCCGATCGGCCTCTACCGCAGCCTGGCCGCCGAGCGGGCCGGCACCTTCCTCCTGGAGTCCGCGGAGCAGGGCCGCAGCTGGTCCCGGTACTCCTTCGTGGGCGTGCGCAGCGCCGCCGCCCTGACCGCCGGCCCGGACGGCGGGGCCCGCTGGCACGGCGCCCCGCCGGTCGGCATCCCCACCACCGGCGACCCGCTGCAGGTGCTGCGCGCCGCGCTGGAGGCCCTGCACACCCCGCGGCACGCCGACGACGGCCTCCCGCCGCTCACCGGCGGCCTGGTCGGCTACCTCGGCTACGACGTCGTCCGCCGGCTGGAGAAGCTCCCCGACCTCAACCCGGACGACCTGGGGCTCCCCGAGCTGACCATGCTGCTCGCCACCGACCTCGCCGTGCTCGACCACGCCGACGGCACGGTGCTGCTGATCGCCAACGCCGTCAACCACAACGACCTGGCCAGCGGCGTCGACGAGGCCTACGCGGACGCGGTGGCCCGGCTGGACGCCATGGAGGCCGACCTGCTGAAGCCGGTCGACCCGGGCCTCGCCACCTTCACCCCGACCGGCCCCGGCGAGGTCCGCTCGCCGTTCGGCGGGGAGCCCTACCGGGCCGCGGTGGAGGAGATCAAGGAGCGGATCCGGGCCGGCGAGGCCTTCCAGGTGGTGCCCTCGCAGCGGTTCGAGGCCCCCTGCCCGGCCTCCGCGCTCGACGTCTACCGCGTCCTGCGCACCACCAACCCCAGCCCGTACATGTACCTGTTCCGGTTCCCCGGGCCGGACGGCGGCGCCGAGGGCGGCTTCGACGTGGTCGGCTCCAGCCCGGAGGCGCTGGTCAAGGTCACCGACGGCGAGGCGATGCTGCATCCGATCGCCGGCACCCGGCACCGCGGCGCCACCCCGCACGAGGACAACGAGCTGGCCGCCGAACTGCTCGCCGACCCCAAGGAGCGGGCCGAGCACCTGATGCTGGTCGACCTCGGCCGCAACGACCTCGGCCGGGTCTGCGAGCCGGGCAGCGTCGAGGTCGTCGACTTCATGCAGATCGAGCGGTACAGCCACGTCATGCACATCGTCTCCACGGTGACCGGCAGGGTCGCCGAGGGGCGGACCGCCTTCGACGTGCTCACCGCCTGCTTCCCGGCCGGCACCCTCTCCGGGGCGCCCAAGCCGCGCGCGATGCGGATCATCGAGGAGCTGGAGCCCACCCGCCGCGGCCTGTATGGCGGCTGCGTCGGCTACCTGGACTTCGCCGGGGACTCCGACACCGCGATCGCCATCCGGACGGCGGTGCTGCGCGACGGCACCGCGTTCGTCCAGGCCGGAGCCGGTGTGGTCGCCGACTCCGACCCGCACGGCGAGGACACCGAATGCCGCAACAAGGCCGCCGCCGTCCTGCGCGCGGTGGCCACGGCGAATACGCTGCGCACGCCGGCGGTGTGA
- the hisI gene encoding phosphoribosyl-AMP cyclohydrolase: protein MSTTPAAPGTTALDPGIAARLKRTEDGLLPAVAQQYDTGEVLMLGWMDDEALHRTLTTGRCTYWSRSRREYWVKGDTSGHVQQVKSVALDCDGDTLLVRVDQTGAACHTGDRTCFDADVLPLG from the coding sequence ATGTCCACCACACCCGCCGCCCCCGGTACCACCGCCCTCGACCCCGGCATCGCCGCGCGCCTCAAGCGCACCGAGGACGGCCTGCTCCCGGCCGTCGCGCAGCAGTACGACACCGGCGAGGTGCTGATGCTCGGCTGGATGGACGACGAGGCGCTGCACCGCACCCTCACCACCGGCCGCTGCACCTACTGGAGCCGCAGCCGCCGCGAGTACTGGGTGAAGGGCGACACCTCCGGCCACGTCCAGCAGGTGAAGTCGGTCGCGCTGGACTGCGACGGCGACACCCTGCTGGTCCGGGTCGACCAGACCGGCGCGGCCTGCCACACCGGCGACCGCACCTGCTTCGACGCCGACGTGCTCCCGCTCGGCTGA
- a CDS encoding TIGR03085 family metal-binding protein — MSNHALAERHRLAGLLAAAGPDAPTLCAGWSTRDLAAHLVLRERRPDAAAGIRIGPLAGWTHRVQTSYADRPYEELVRLFRSGPPVLSLFSLPGADEAANTVEYFVHAEDVARAGADPVPHPVPPGRTEALWRRLPLIARLEAGRRSPVRLELHRPDGAGPTVGPAGSPTVRITGEPGELLLFAFGRGARAVLTVEGPQDAVEALRHVLPLP; from the coding sequence ATGTCGAACCACGCCCTCGCCGAACGCCACCGCCTCGCCGGACTGCTGGCCGCCGCCGGACCGGACGCGCCCACCCTCTGCGCCGGGTGGTCCACCCGGGACCTCGCCGCCCACCTGGTGCTCCGGGAGCGCCGGCCGGACGCGGCGGCGGGCATCCGGATCGGCCCGCTGGCCGGCTGGACCCACCGCGTGCAGACCTCGTACGCCGACCGCCCGTACGAGGAACTGGTCCGACTGTTCCGCTCCGGGCCGCCGGTGCTCTCGCTGTTCTCGCTGCCCGGCGCGGACGAGGCGGCCAACACCGTGGAGTACTTCGTGCACGCCGAGGACGTCGCGCGGGCGGGTGCCGACCCGGTGCCGCACCCGGTGCCGCCCGGCCGGACGGAGGCGCTCTGGCGCCGGCTGCCGCTGATCGCCCGGCTGGAGGCGGGCCGCCGCTCCCCGGTGCGGCTGGAGCTGCACCGCCCGGACGGCGCGGGCCCGACCGTCGGCCCGGCCGGCTCGCCGACCGTGCGGATCACCGGCGAGCCGGGCGAGCTGCTGCTCTTCGCCTTCGGCCGGGGCGCCCGGGCGGTGCTGACCGTGGAGGGCCCGCAGGACGCCGTCGAGGCCCTCCGACACGTCCTGCCGCTCCCCTAG
- a CDS encoding VOC family protein: MLTTDFPTGSPCWIDLGSPDPAAAAAFYGAVFGWTFRSAGPEAGGYGFLQLDGRTVAAVGPLTEEGAQSAWTTYLRTPDADAVTGAVEQAGGAVRVPPFDVMDAGRMAQLTDPQGARFAVWQSGAVTGLDVVSEDGALIWAELHTTDVAAGFGFYERVFGWRYGDFPSPGGTYRVVSTAEGDQQDTSFGGIAPVMGEAQQTAWTPYFGSSDVPAVVARATAAGGTVLMGPEHVPGVGVLAWLADPFGAPFALIKGEPPTDS, from the coding sequence ATGCTCACCACCGACTTCCCCACCGGTTCCCCCTGCTGGATCGACCTCGGCAGCCCCGATCCGGCCGCCGCCGCCGCGTTCTACGGCGCGGTGTTCGGCTGGACCTTCCGGTCGGCCGGCCCGGAGGCGGGCGGCTACGGCTTCCTCCAGCTCGACGGCAGGACGGTCGCGGCCGTCGGCCCGCTCACCGAGGAGGGCGCGCAGTCCGCCTGGACGACGTACCTGCGCACCCCGGACGCGGACGCCGTCACCGGGGCCGTCGAGCAGGCCGGCGGCGCCGTCCGGGTCCCGCCCTTCGACGTGATGGACGCCGGGCGGATGGCCCAGCTGACCGACCCGCAGGGCGCCCGGTTCGCGGTCTGGCAGTCCGGCGCGGTCACCGGTCTGGACGTCGTCTCCGAGGACGGCGCGCTGATCTGGGCCGAGCTGCACACCACGGACGTGGCCGCCGGGTTCGGCTTCTACGAGCGGGTGTTCGGCTGGCGCTACGGGGACTTCCCGTCCCCCGGCGGGACGTACCGGGTGGTCTCCACCGCCGAGGGCGACCAGCAGGACACCAGCTTCGGCGGCATCGCCCCGGTGATGGGCGAGGCCCAGCAGACCGCCTGGACGCCGTACTTCGGCTCCTCCGACGTGCCGGCGGTGGTCGCCCGCGCCACCGCGGCCGGCGGCACGGTGCTGATGGGCCCGGAGCACGTCCCCGGCGTCGGCGTGCTGGCCTGGCTGGCCGACCCGTTCGGCGCCCCCTTCGCACTGATCAAGGGCGAGCCGCCGACGGACTCCTGA
- a CDS encoding Crp/Fnr family transcriptional regulator: MRPAQPTAPNHHPKPHPNPGHRPGGPQARPPDRAWPDGALLAELHRDGSPAAFAAEQDILRLGTRRTHGHDETMILEQDHGRFVLLLLEGFAKATVVDTAGTPVLLDVRAYGDVVGEAAALDDLPRSATVTAAGPVTVRRISQPDWMHWLGTHPVAGIALSRCLVHRSRTATRRLVGLASEQVVNRLAHDLADLAQRYGTAGPRGITIRPRLTQVELGALIGAGERRVHHALHELADRGLLRLGRRSTVVLSLPGLLDVAAEAESGR, from the coding sequence TTGAGACCGGCGCAGCCGACGGCACCGAACCACCACCCGAAACCGCATCCGAACCCGGGCCACCGGCCGGGCGGGCCGCAGGCCCGGCCCCCGGACCGGGCCTGGCCCGACGGCGCCCTCCTCGCCGAGCTGCACCGTGACGGCTCCCCCGCCGCGTTCGCCGCCGAGCAGGACATCCTCCGGCTGGGCACCCGGCGCACCCACGGCCACGACGAGACCATGATCCTCGAACAGGACCACGGCCGGTTCGTCCTGCTCCTGCTGGAGGGCTTCGCCAAGGCCACCGTCGTGGACACCGCCGGCACGCCCGTGCTGCTCGACGTCCGCGCGTACGGGGACGTCGTCGGCGAGGCCGCCGCCCTCGACGACCTCCCCCGCTCCGCCACCGTGACCGCGGCCGGGCCCGTCACCGTCCGCCGGATCTCGCAGCCCGACTGGATGCACTGGCTCGGCACCCACCCGGTCGCCGGGATCGCGCTCAGCCGCTGCCTGGTGCACCGCAGCCGGACCGCCACCCGCCGCCTGGTCGGCCTCGCCTCCGAGCAGGTGGTCAACCGGCTCGCCCACGACCTCGCCGACCTCGCGCAGCGGTACGGCACCGCCGGCCCGCGCGGCATCACCATCCGCCCCCGGCTGACCCAGGTCGAACTGGGCGCCCTGATCGGGGCCGGCGAGCGGCGGGTCCACCACGCGCTCCACGAACTGGCCGACCGCGGCCTGCTCCGGCTCGGCCGCCGCAGCACCGTCGTGCTGTCCCTGCCCGGCCTGCTCGACGTCGCCGCCGAGGCCGAGTCCGGCCGCTGA
- the hisF gene encoding imidazole glycerol phosphate synthase subunit HisF, giving the protein MTLAVRVIPCLDVDAGRVVKGVNFQNLRDAGDPVEMAKLYDAEGADELTFLDITASSGDRETTYDVVRRTAEQVFIPLTVGGGVRAVEDVDKLLRAGADKVGVNTAAIARPELVREIAKRFGRQVLVLSVDARRCPPGTETESGFEVTTHGGRQGTGLDAVEWAGRAAELGAGEILLNSMDADGTKDGYDLELIRAVRKTVSVPVIASGGAGKLADFAPAVEAGADAVLAASVFHFGDLRIGEVKDALREAGHPVR; this is encoded by the coding sequence GTGACCCTCGCCGTACGTGTCATCCCCTGCCTGGACGTCGACGCCGGCCGGGTGGTCAAGGGCGTCAACTTCCAGAACCTGCGCGACGCCGGGGACCCGGTCGAGATGGCCAAGCTCTACGACGCCGAGGGCGCGGACGAGCTGACCTTCCTCGACATCACCGCCTCCTCGGGCGACCGCGAGACCACCTACGACGTGGTCCGCCGCACCGCCGAGCAGGTCTTCATCCCGCTCACCGTCGGCGGCGGCGTCCGCGCCGTCGAGGACGTCGACAAGCTGCTCCGGGCCGGCGCCGACAAGGTCGGCGTCAACACGGCCGCCATCGCGCGGCCGGAGCTGGTCCGGGAGATCGCGAAGCGGTTCGGCCGCCAGGTGCTGGTGCTCTCGGTCGACGCCCGGCGCTGCCCGCCCGGGACGGAGACCGAGTCGGGCTTCGAGGTCACCACGCACGGCGGGCGCCAGGGCACCGGACTGGACGCCGTCGAGTGGGCCGGGCGCGCCGCCGAGCTGGGCGCGGGCGAGATCCTGCTCAACTCGATGGACGCGGACGGCACCAAGGACGGCTACGACCTGGAGCTGATCCGGGCCGTCCGCAAGACCGTCTCGGTGCCGGTGATCGCCTCCGGCGGCGCCGGGAAGCTCGCCGACTTCGCCCCGGCCGTGGAGGCCGGCGCGGACGCGGTGCTGGCCGCCAGCGTCTTCCACTTCGGCGACCTGCGGATCGGCGAGGTCAAGGACGCGCTGCGGGAGGCCGGGCACCCGGTCCGCTGA
- a CDS encoding Rid family hydrolase: MSTGSTGGPAPDPAARRHERVPGSFPQEEEFGFSRAVAAGDFVLVSGATALDVDGVVHHEGDPYGQTLAAFGTAREALERFGLTLADVVRTRIYVTHVRDCAEAGRAHKFLFDEVRPAATMVVVEGLVDSRMMVEVEIDAHRAGLATTLEGKPQ, encoded by the coding sequence ATGAGCACAGGGTCAACCGGCGGCCCCGCCCCGGACCCGGCCGCGCGACGGCACGAGCGGGTTCCCGGCTCCTTCCCCCAGGAGGAGGAGTTCGGCTTCTCCCGGGCCGTCGCGGCCGGGGACTTCGTCCTCGTCTCCGGCGCCACCGCGCTCGACGTCGACGGCGTCGTCCACCACGAGGGCGACCCGTACGGGCAGACGCTCGCCGCCTTCGGGACGGCGCGCGAGGCCCTGGAGCGGTTCGGCCTCACCCTCGCGGACGTGGTCCGCACCCGGATCTACGTGACCCACGTCCGGGACTGCGCCGAGGCCGGCCGCGCCCACAAGTTCCTCTTCGACGAGGTCCGCCCGGCCGCCACCATGGTGGTGGTCGAGGGCCTCGTCGACTCCCGGATGATGGTCGAGGTCGAGATCGACGCCCACCGCGCCGGGCTCGCCACGACGCTGGAAGGCAAACCGCAGTGA
- the priA gene encoding bifunctional 1-(5-phosphoribosyl)-5-((5-phosphoribosylamino)methylideneamino)imidazole-4-carboxamide isomerase/phosphoribosylanthranilate isomerase PriA has product MSRLELLPAVDVRDGQAVRLVKGASGTETSFGEPLAAALAWQNAGAEWLHLVDLDAAFGTGSNRELLREVTAALDIKVELSGGIRDDESLAAALATGCTRVNLGTAALESPEWVAKVIAEHGDKIAVGLDVVGTTLRGRGWTRDGGQLYEVLARLDSEGCARYVVTDVDRDGTLTGPNLQLLRNVCAATDRPVVASGGVSSLDDLRAIATLVGEGVEGAIVGKALYEQKFTLEEALEAVSR; this is encoded by the coding sequence ATGAGTCGCCTCGAACTGCTCCCCGCCGTCGACGTCCGGGACGGCCAGGCGGTCCGCCTGGTCAAGGGTGCCTCCGGCACCGAGACCTCCTTCGGCGAGCCGCTCGCCGCCGCCCTCGCCTGGCAGAACGCCGGCGCCGAGTGGCTCCACCTGGTCGACCTCGACGCCGCCTTCGGCACCGGCTCCAACCGCGAGCTGCTCCGCGAGGTCACCGCGGCCCTCGACATCAAGGTCGAGCTGTCCGGCGGCATCCGCGACGACGAGTCGCTGGCCGCCGCGCTGGCCACCGGCTGCACCCGGGTCAACCTCGGCACCGCCGCCCTGGAGAGCCCCGAGTGGGTCGCCAAGGTCATCGCCGAGCACGGCGACAAGATCGCCGTCGGCCTGGACGTGGTCGGCACCACCCTGCGCGGCCGCGGCTGGACCCGCGACGGCGGCCAGCTCTACGAGGTGCTGGCCCGTCTCGACTCCGAGGGCTGCGCCCGGTACGTGGTCACCGACGTCGACCGCGACGGCACCCTGACCGGCCCCAACCTGCAGCTGCTGCGCAACGTCTGCGCCGCCACCGACCGCCCGGTGGTCGCCTCCGGCGGCGTCTCCTCGCTGGACGACCTGCGGGCGATCGCCACGCTCGTCGGCGAGGGAGTCGAGGGAGCGATCGTCGGCAAGGCACTCTACGAGCAGAAGTTCACCCTCGAAGAGGCCCTGGAGGCAGTGTCCCGATGA
- the hisH gene encoding imidazole glycerol phosphate synthase subunit HisH, giving the protein MGKNVVVLDYGSGNLRSAQRALERTGANVTVTSDYQAAMDADGLLVPGVGAFEACMRGLKAVRGDWIIGRRLAGGRPVMGICVGMQILFEKGVEHGVETAGCDEWPGTVEPLEAPVVPHMGWNTVDAPAGGRMFAGLDADTRFYFVHSYAVRRWELEVHSARINPPLVTWATHGEPFVAAIENGPLWATQFHPEKSGDAGAALLTNWVNTL; this is encoded by the coding sequence ATGGGCAAGAACGTCGTCGTCCTCGACTACGGCTCGGGCAACCTCCGCTCGGCACAGCGCGCCCTGGAGCGCACCGGGGCGAACGTCACCGTCACCTCCGACTACCAGGCCGCGATGGACGCGGACGGCCTGCTCGTCCCCGGCGTCGGCGCCTTCGAGGCCTGCATGCGCGGGCTGAAGGCCGTCCGCGGGGACTGGATCATCGGCCGCCGGCTCGCCGGGGGCCGCCCCGTCATGGGCATCTGCGTCGGCATGCAGATCCTCTTCGAGAAGGGGGTCGAGCACGGGGTGGAGACCGCGGGCTGCGACGAGTGGCCGGGCACCGTGGAGCCGCTGGAGGCACCCGTCGTCCCGCACATGGGCTGGAACACCGTCGACGCCCCCGCCGGCGGCCGGATGTTCGCCGGCCTCGACGCGGACACCCGCTTCTACTTCGTGCACTCCTACGCGGTGCGCCGCTGGGAGCTGGAGGTCCACAGCGCGCGGATCAACCCGCCACTGGTGACCTGGGCCACGCACGGCGAGCCGTTCGTCGCCGCCATCGAGAACGGGCCGCTCTGGGCCACCCAGTTCCATCCGGAGAAGTCCGGCGACGCCGGCGCCGCCCTGCTGACCAACTGGGTCAACACCCTCTGA
- the hisB gene encoding imidazoleglycerol-phosphate dehydratase HisB yields the protein MTRIGRVERTTKETSVLVEIDLDGTGKTDISTGVGFYDHMLDQLGRHGLFDLTVKTDGDLHIDTHHTIEDTALALGAAFKQALGDKVGIYRFGNCTVPLDESLAQVTVDLSGRPYLVHTEPEKMAPMIGTYDTTMTRHILESFVAQAQIALHVHVPYGRNAHHIVECQFKALARALRYAAERDPRAAGILPSTKGAL from the coding sequence ATGACCCGTATCGGACGCGTCGAACGCACCACCAAGGAGACCTCGGTCCTGGTCGAGATAGACCTCGACGGGACCGGGAAGACCGACATCTCCACGGGCGTCGGCTTCTACGACCACATGCTCGACCAGCTCGGCCGGCACGGCCTCTTCGACCTCACCGTGAAGACCGACGGCGACCTGCACATCGACACCCACCACACCATCGAGGACACCGCCCTCGCGCTCGGCGCCGCCTTCAAGCAGGCGCTCGGCGACAAGGTCGGCATCTACCGGTTCGGCAACTGCACCGTGCCGCTGGACGAGTCGCTCGCCCAGGTGACCGTCGACCTCTCCGGCCGCCCCTACCTGGTGCACACCGAGCCGGAGAAGATGGCGCCGATGATCGGCACCTACGACACCACCATGACCCGGCACATCCTGGAGTCCTTCGTGGCCCAGGCGCAGATCGCGCTGCACGTCCACGTCCCGTACGGACGCAACGCGCACCACATCGTGGAGTGCCAGTTCAAGGCGCTGGCCCGGGCGCTGCGCTACGCCGCCGAGCGCGACCCGCGCGCGGCCGGCATCCTCCCGTCGACCAAGGGTGCGCTGTGA
- a CDS encoding histidinol-phosphate transaminase codes for MTTIDSLPIRDELRGQSPYGAPQLDVPVQLNTNENPYPLPDELVARIAERVAEAARTLNRYPDRDAVELRTGLAAYLTRTTGFPVARENVWAANGSNEVLQQLLQTFGGPGRTALGFEPSYSMHALISRGTGTDWISGPRGEDFTVDPDAAVAAIAEHRPNVVFVCSPNNPTGTAVESATVLRLYEAAQAARPSLVVVDEAYVEFSHRESLLKLIEGRPNLVVTRTMSKAFGAAGLRLGYLAADPAVVDAVQLVRLPYHLSAVTQATALACLEHTDTLLGYVGRLKAERDRLVGALRGLGLEVTDSDANFVQFGRFADTHAAWRAILDQGVLVRDNGVPGWLRVTAGTPAENDAFLDAVAKVIKEL; via the coding sequence GTGACCACGATCGACTCCCTCCCCATCCGGGACGAGCTGCGCGGCCAGTCCCCGTACGGCGCGCCGCAGCTCGACGTCCCCGTCCAGCTGAACACCAACGAGAACCCGTACCCGCTCCCCGACGAGCTGGTGGCCCGGATCGCCGAGCGGGTCGCCGAGGCCGCCCGCACCCTCAACCGCTACCCGGACCGGGACGCGGTCGAGCTGCGCACCGGCCTGGCCGCCTACCTCACCCGCACCACCGGCTTCCCGGTCGCGCGGGAGAACGTCTGGGCCGCCAACGGCTCCAACGAGGTGCTCCAGCAGCTGCTGCAGACCTTCGGCGGCCCCGGCCGCACCGCGCTCGGCTTCGAGCCCTCCTACTCGATGCACGCCCTGATCTCCCGGGGCACCGGCACCGACTGGATCTCCGGGCCGCGCGGCGAGGACTTCACCGTCGACCCCGACGCGGCCGTCGCCGCGATCGCCGAGCACCGGCCGAACGTCGTGTTCGTCTGCTCGCCGAACAACCCGACCGGCACCGCCGTCGAGTCCGCCACCGTGCTGCGGCTGTACGAGGCCGCGCAGGCCGCCCGGCCCAGCCTGGTGGTGGTCGACGAGGCGTACGTCGAGTTCTCGCACCGGGAATCGCTGCTGAAGCTGATCGAGGGCCGCCCCAACCTGGTGGTCACCCGCACCATGTCCAAGGCCTTCGGCGCGGCCGGACTGCGCCTGGGCTACCTGGCCGCCGACCCGGCGGTGGTGGACGCGGTGCAGCTGGTCCGCCTGCCCTACCACCTGTCGGCCGTCACCCAGGCCACCGCACTGGCCTGCCTGGAGCACACCGACACCCTGCTCGGCTACGTCGGCCGGCTCAAGGCCGAGCGCGACCGGCTGGTCGGGGCGCTGCGCGGGCTCGGGCTGGAGGTGACCGACTCGGACGCCAACTTCGTCCAGTTCGGCCGCTTCGCCGACACCCACGCCGCCTGGCGGGCCATCCTCGACCAGGGCGTCCTGGTCCGTGACAACGGCGTCCCCGGGTGGCTGCGCGTCACCGCCGGCACCCCCGCCGAGAACGACGCCTTCCTGGACGCCGTCGCCAAAGTGATCAAGGAGCTGTAA